The sequence GCGACCGTCCGTTCAACCGCGACCGCCGCGACGACCGTCCGGGCTTCCGCTCCGGCGGCCACGAGCGCCCCTACGGCCGCCGTGACGACCACCGTGGCACCGGTGGCACCGGCTCCTCCTTCGGCCGCCGCGACGACAAGCCGCGCTGGAAGCGCAACGGCTGACGGATCGCCGTACGCACCGCGAAGGGCCCGCACGACTCACGTCGTGCGGGCCCTTCCGCGTGCCGCGCCCGAGTGACGCATGTCACGCCCGTGACGGGGGAATTGCTGGGGGCATGACAGAAGACGCGACAGACGACGCGACAGACGACGCGACCGCTGATGTGCCGTCGGACGAGGAACGGCTGGCCCAGCTCGGTTACACGCAGGTCCTCGCCCGCCGTATGTCGGCGTTCGCCAACTACGCGGTGTCCTTCACGATCATCTCGGTCCTGTCGGGCTGTCTGACCCTCTACTCCTTCGGCATGACCACCGGCGGCCCCGCCGTGATCACCTGGGGCTGGGTCGCGGTCGGCCTGATGACGCTGCTCGTGGGGCTGTCGATGGCCGAGATCTGCTCGGCCTACCCGACCTCGGCCGGACTGTACTTCTGGGCCCACCGGCTGGCGCCCGCGCGTTCGGCGGCGGCGTGGGCGTGGTTCACGGGCTGGTTCAACGTGCTGGGCCAGGTCGCGGTCACCGCGGGCATCGACTTCGGCGCCGCGTCCTTCCTCGGCGCGTATCTGAACCTCCAGTTCGGCTTCGAGGTCACGCGCGGGCGCACGGTCCTGCTCTTCGCCGCGATCCTGCTGCTGCACGGCCTGCTGAACACCTTCGGGGTGCGGATCGTCGCCTTCCTGAACAGCGTGAGCGTGTGGTGGCACGTGCTCGGCGTGGCCGTCATCGCCGGCGCGCTGGCCGTCGTACCCGACCACCACCGCTCGACGTCCTTCGTCCTCACCCACTTCGTCGACCGGACGGGCTGGGGCAGCGGCGTCTACGTCGTGCTGCTCGGCCTCCTGATGGCCCAGTACACCTTCACGGGCTACGACGCCTCCGCCCATATGACCGAGGAGACGCACGACGCGGCCACGGCGGGCCCGAAGGGCATCGTGCGTTCCATCTGGACGTCCTGGATCGCGGGATTCGTGCTGCTGCTCGGCTTCACCTACGCGATCCAGTCGTACGACAAGGAGCTGGCGTCCCCGACCGGCGCGCCGCCGGCCCAGATCCTCCTGGACGCGCTCGGCGCCACCTCCGGCAAGCTGCTGCTCCTGGTGGTGATCGGCGCCCAGCTCTTCTGCGGCATGGCCTCCGTGACCGCCAACAGCCGCATGATCTACGCCTTCTCGCGCGACGGCGCGCTGCCCTTCTCCCGGCTCTGGCACACGGTGAGCCCGCGCACCCGCACCCCCGTGGCGGCGGTCTGGCTGGCCGCGCTCGCCGCGCTGGCCCTCGGCCTGCCCTACCTGATCAACTCGACGGCGTACGCGGCGGTGACGTCCATCGCGGTGATCGGCCTCTACCTCGCCTACGTCGTCCCGACCTTCCTGCGGGTCCGCAAGGGCGCGGCGTTCCAACGGGGCCCCTGGCACCTGGGCCGCTGGTCGGGCGTGGTCGGGGTGATCTCGGTCCTGTGGGTGCTGGCGATCACGATCCTCTTCATGCTCCCCCAGGTCTCCCCCGTCACCTGGGAGACCTTCAACTACGCCCCGGTCGCCGTCCTGGTCGTCCTGGGCTTCGCCGCCACCTGGTGGCTCGTCTCCGCCCGCCACTGGTTCCTCGCCCCCGCCTCCACCCCCGTCAAGAACTAGCCATCCGGCCCCCCGACGCGGCCGGGTCCCCCCTACCCGATCGGAGACCCGGCCTGCTGCGGCTATGCTCGGACAGGCAACATCGCCTGGGCCCTTAGCTCAATTGGCAGAGCAGTGGACTTTTAATCCATTGGTTGTGGGTTCGAGTCCCACAGGGCCTACGGAATCGCCCCCAGCTCAGAGGTAGTTCGAGCTGGGGGCTTCATCTGTTTTCAGGGGGTTCGGTGATGATTCTGCTGCTGTCCGGGAGCCTGCGGGCCGGTTCCGCCAATGAGGCGCTGTTGCGGACGGCGCGGGCGGTGGCGGTCGAGGCGGGGGCGGAGGCCCTGGTGTACGAGGGGCTGGGGCGGCTTCCGCACTTCAATCCTGATGACGACCGGGAACCGCTGCCGGCGGCCGTGGCCGGGTTGCGGGCGGCGATCGACGCGGCGGACGCGGTGCTGATCTGCACGCCGGAGTACGCCGGGACACTGCCGGGCGCGTTCAAGAACCTGCTGGACTGGACGGTCGGCGGGACCGAGATCTGCGACAAGCCGGTCGCCTGGGTCAATGTGGCGGCGCCGGGCCGGGGACAGGGCGCGGAGGCCACCTTGCGGACCGTGCTCGGGTACACCGGCGCGGCCGTCGTGGAGGCGGCCTGTGCGCGGGTGCCGGTGGGGCACGGTGATGTGGGGGCGGACGGGGTGGTCGCCGACCCGGAGATCCGCCGACGGGTCGGGGACGTGGTACGCCTGCTGGCGGCGGCCGGGGCGGGGGAGGCGTGACGGCGGATTCCGCGCGGGTGCTGAACCTGTGGCGGCGGCAGCTGGGGCGGGTGCCCGAGTCGGTCTGGGAGCGGTCCGGGCTCCAGGTGCTCATCCTCGCCGACAACGGGCTCACCGCGCTGCCGGACGGCATCGGGCGGCTGCGGGATCTGCGGACCCTGGACCTCGGGCACAACCGGCTGGCCTCGGTGCCCCCGGAGATCGGGGAGCTGACCGGGCTCGACGGCTTCCTCTATCTGCACGACAACGCGCTGGGCGAGCTTCCCGAGGCACTGGGGAACCTGACGCGGCTGCGGTATCTGAACGTCGGGGAGAACGCCCTCAGGGCCCTGCCCGAGACCGTCGGCCGGATGGCCGGGCTGGTCGAACTGCGGGCACAGTACAACCGGTTGACCGCGCTGCCCGACTCCATCGGGGGCCTCGGCCGCCTTCGCGAGCTGTGGCTGCGGGGCAACGAACTGGCGGACCTGCCCGCGTCCATGGGCGCGCTGAAGGAGCTGCGCCACCTCGACCTGCGCGAGAACGCGCTGCCCGAACTCCCGCCGTGCCTGGCCGGCCTGCCCCTGCTGCGGCAGCTGGACGTGCGCGGCAACCGGCTCACCCGGCTGCCCGACTGGCTCGTGGACCTGCCCGCACTGGAGAAGCTGGACCTGCGCTGGAACGACTGCCCCCGGGAGTCCCCGCTGACCGCGGAGCTGGAGCGGCGGGGCTGCGTCGTCCTGCTGTGACGGGGGCCGCGGCGACCGCTGCCGCCGCCGACCGGGCCCGCCGGTGACCGCGCCCGCCGGTGACCGCGCCCGCCGGTGACCGCGCCCGGGCCCGCCGGTGTTCCCGGCGGGCCGGCGCCCTCACCTGACGTCGTACGGACCCTGCGCCTTGGGATTGCGGCGGCTGTGCGCGGCATGCCGGGGTCGGGCCACCTTGGAGGAGACCTGGCCGACGATCTCCCAGAAACACACCAGGGCGGTGATCGGCGGAATTCCGAAGATGATCAGGGAAAGCGGGGAATGCGCCGCATGGCAGACGCACAGGGCGACCGCCATCACGGAGGCGCCCAGCAGAACTCCCCACGATCTTCTGGCACTTCTGTTCTGTACCGTCGCCCGCAGAATGGACAGCGCCGCCACGAGCCAGGGCCCGTACACCGTCAACGGCCACCACTGCGCGAGGCGCATCGGCAGTACGGAGGAAGCGGTGGCGCGGAGTTGGGCGTAGGAATAGGAGAAGGACCAGCCCAGCATGCACAACGCGCACACCGAGATGGTGGCGATCAGCAGCGTGACGGGCGCACCGCGCTGATTGTCACGCAGCAATCCGGGCTCGGTACGGATGCGCCGGCGGTTTTTCCGGTGGCTGGACCTGCCGTGCGGCGGGGCCGGGTCGGGATTCGCGGCGGACGCGCCGGACAGCATCTGGGCCAGCTCTTCGACCGGGTCCCACTGCATCTCGAGCGTGCTGAACTCATAGTCACACAAAACGTCTTCATCGTGAATCCTGTCCATCGGCTGAGTCCTAGAGCCTCACCATTGCCCGCAGGTACTCACTCTCCAGCTGACGGATTCTCTTCAAGAAATCGTCAAGAAGATCCGAGCAGCCGTCGGTGAACACCTCGCTTTCCTTGTTTTCCAGCCGGAATGTGACCGGCGAGTGGAGATTCAGCGCTGTGCGCCTCTCAGTGCGTGCCACGGTCAGCTAACGAGCCTCTCGGGAGCTGAGGGTGTGGGGCATTCGGGTGCTTCTGTAGCTCGAAAGCGGGGTTCGGCGGTCCTATGACAGCAACGGGCGAAAATACGAATGCCGTTTTCCCGGGCCCCGGGAACGACTCCGGGAA is a genomic window of Streptomyces sp. WP-1 containing:
- a CDS encoding amino acid permease — protein: MTEDATDDATDDATADVPSDEERLAQLGYTQVLARRMSAFANYAVSFTIISVLSGCLTLYSFGMTTGGPAVITWGWVAVGLMTLLVGLSMAEICSAYPTSAGLYFWAHRLAPARSAAAWAWFTGWFNVLGQVAVTAGIDFGAASFLGAYLNLQFGFEVTRGRTVLLFAAILLLHGLLNTFGVRIVAFLNSVSVWWHVLGVAVIAGALAVVPDHHRSTSFVLTHFVDRTGWGSGVYVVLLGLLMAQYTFTGYDASAHMTEETHDAATAGPKGIVRSIWTSWIAGFVLLLGFTYAIQSYDKELASPTGAPPAQILLDALGATSGKLLLLVVIGAQLFCGMASVTANSRMIYAFSRDGALPFSRLWHTVSPRTRTPVAAVWLAALAALALGLPYLINSTAYAAVTSIAVIGLYLAYVVPTFLRVRKGAAFQRGPWHLGRWSGVVGVISVLWVLAITILFMLPQVSPVTWETFNYAPVAVLVVLGFAATWWLVSARHWFLAPASTPVKN
- a CDS encoding NADPH-dependent FMN reductase, with protein sequence MILLLSGSLRAGSANEALLRTARAVAVEAGAEALVYEGLGRLPHFNPDDDREPLPAAVAGLRAAIDAADAVLICTPEYAGTLPGAFKNLLDWTVGGTEICDKPVAWVNVAAPGRGQGAEATLRTVLGYTGAAVVEAACARVPVGHGDVGADGVVADPEIRRRVGDVVRLLAAAGAGEA
- a CDS encoding leucine-rich repeat domain-containing protein; its protein translation is MTADSARVLNLWRRQLGRVPESVWERSGLQVLILADNGLTALPDGIGRLRDLRTLDLGHNRLASVPPEIGELTGLDGFLYLHDNALGELPEALGNLTRLRYLNVGENALRALPETVGRMAGLVELRAQYNRLTALPDSIGGLGRLRELWLRGNELADLPASMGALKELRHLDLRENALPELPPCLAGLPLLRQLDVRGNRLTRLPDWLVDLPALEKLDLRWNDCPRESPLTAELERRGCVVLL
- a CDS encoding DUF2637 domain-containing protein yields the protein MDRIHDEDVLCDYEFSTLEMQWDPVEELAQMLSGASAANPDPAPPHGRSSHRKNRRRIRTEPGLLRDNQRGAPVTLLIATISVCALCMLGWSFSYSYAQLRATASSVLPMRLAQWWPLTVYGPWLVAALSILRATVQNRSARRSWGVLLGASVMAVALCVCHAAHSPLSLIIFGIPPITALVCFWEIVGQVSSKVARPRHAAHSRRNPKAQGPYDVR